In Ensifer canadensis, a genomic segment contains:
- a CDS encoding DUF1003 domain-containing protein, with product MPHLNELSQHIFGKPMAELGEIERRILTRAKERRTVATDTNAAFSAELSVGDRLADAIARIGGSWGFILSFCGFLVVWVIINTVLLVTGAFDPYPFIFLNLLLSMLAALQAPVIMMSQNRQAERDRFAAAKDYEVNLKSEVELIALHHKVDDVLLREIAELRTDIANLNRQLSQYRHIPDNE from the coding sequence ATGCCGCATTTGAACGAACTCTCGCAGCACATCTTCGGCAAACCGATGGCCGAGCTCGGCGAAATCGAGCGCCGCATCCTGACCCGCGCCAAGGAACGACGCACCGTTGCAACCGACACCAATGCCGCGTTCAGCGCCGAGCTGTCCGTCGGCGACCGGCTCGCCGACGCCATTGCCAGGATTGGCGGCTCCTGGGGGTTCATTCTCAGCTTTTGCGGCTTTCTCGTCGTCTGGGTGATCATCAACACCGTCTTGCTGGTGACCGGGGCCTTCGATCCCTACCCCTTCATCTTCCTCAACCTGCTGCTTTCGATGCTGGCGGCGCTGCAGGCGCCGGTCATCATGATGTCCCAGAACCGGCAGGCCGAGCGCGATCGCTTCGCTGCGGCAAAGGACTATGAGGTCAATCTGAAGTCGGAAGTCGAGTTGATCGCCCTGCACCACAAGGTGGACGATGTGCTACTGCGCGAGATCGCCGAGCTGAGGACCGACATCGCCAATCTTAACCGCCAGCTTTCCCAGTATCGGCACATACCCGACAATGAATAG
- a CDS encoding TadE/TadG family type IV pilus assembly protein has product MSKITRLFGSRDGAAAIEFAIIAPLFFLCVLTLIAYGIYLSAAHSIQQIAADAARTAIAGLSEGERELLATDYIQRTTMDQAFIKPSRMTVTVKDDAGNANQFTVRIKYDAGDLPIFNMFTFAMPSENIERFATIRLGGI; this is encoded by the coding sequence ATGTCCAAAATAACGCGCCTGTTCGGCAGCCGCGATGGCGCTGCCGCAATTGAATTTGCAATCATCGCCCCTCTATTCTTTCTATGTGTGTTGACGTTGATCGCCTACGGCATCTACCTCAGCGCGGCCCACTCCATTCAGCAGATAGCCGCCGACGCAGCGCGCACCGCCATTGCCGGACTTTCCGAAGGCGAGCGAGAACTCCTTGCCACGGACTACATCCAGCGCACGACCATGGACCAAGCCTTCATCAAGCCGTCCCGTATGACGGTCACCGTCAAGGACGATGCTGGTAACGCCAACCAGTTTACCGTGAGGATCAAGTACGACGCCGGCGATCTCCCGATCTTCAACATGTTCACTTTCGCCATGCCGAGCGAAAATATCGAGCGCTTCGCTACGATCCGTTTGGGAGGTATCTGA
- a CDS encoding GFA family protein yields the protein MSDIHSGSCLCAAVRFKTRGELRELIFCHCTQCRKQTGLYYAATNVLDRDMELEGAEDVTWYRSSDGAQRGFCRNCGSALFWKSDSAEYVSIMAGAFEKPTDLLPGYHIFCADKGDFYDINDDLPKFEAGRS from the coding sequence ATGTCGGATATTCACAGCGGCAGCTGCCTTTGCGCGGCAGTGCGGTTCAAGACGCGGGGCGAACTGCGCGAGTTGATCTTTTGCCATTGCACGCAATGCCGCAAGCAGACGGGCCTCTATTACGCCGCGACCAATGTGCTGGATCGCGACATGGAACTTGAGGGGGCGGAGGACGTGACCTGGTATCGTTCGAGCGATGGCGCGCAGCGTGGTTTTTGCCGCAACTGCGGCTCGGCTCTGTTCTGGAAATCCGATAGCGCCGAATACGTCTCGATCATGGCCGGCGCCTTTGAGAAGCCGACGGATCTCCTACCCGGCTATCACATATTCTGTGCCGACAAGGGCGATTTCTACGACATTAACGACGATCTGCCGAAGTTTGAAGCGGGCCGGTCGTAG
- a CDS encoding class II 3-deoxy-7-phosphoheptulonate synthase — MAQTWTPNSWRQKPIQQVPDYPDLAALAATEAKLAKYPPLVFAGEARRLKTALANVAEGRGFLLQGGDCAESFAEHGADTIRDFFRAFLQMAVVLTFGAQQPVVKVGRIAGQFAKPRSSNIEKQGDVELPSYRGDIINGIEFTEAERVPDPERQIMAYRQSAATLNLLRAFAMGGYANLDNVHQWMLGFVKDSPQAERYRKLADRISETMDFMKAIGITSENHPSLRETDFFTSHEALLLGYEQALTRVDSTSGDWYATSGHMIWIGDRTRQPDHAHIEYCRGIKNPLGLKCGPSLTADGLLELIDLLNPANEAGRLTLICRFGHDKVAEHLPRLIRAVEREGKKVVWSCDPMHGNTITLNNYKTRPFERILSEVESFFQIHRAEGSHPGGIHIEMTGNDVTECTGGARALSGDDLADRYHTHCDPRLNADQALELAFLLAERMKGGRDEKKLVVNG, encoded by the coding sequence ATGGCACAGACTTGGACTCCGAATAGCTGGCGGCAGAAACCCATCCAGCAGGTTCCGGATTATCCGGACCTTGCGGCTCTTGCGGCAACGGAAGCGAAACTCGCGAAGTATCCGCCGCTGGTGTTTGCCGGCGAGGCGCGGCGTCTGAAGACTGCTCTTGCCAATGTTGCCGAAGGCCGCGGCTTCCTGCTGCAGGGCGGCGATTGCGCCGAGAGCTTTGCCGAGCATGGGGCCGACACGATCCGCGACTTCTTCCGCGCGTTCCTGCAGATGGCCGTCGTTCTGACGTTCGGCGCTCAGCAGCCGGTGGTCAAGGTCGGTCGCATCGCTGGCCAGTTCGCCAAGCCGCGCTCCTCCAACATCGAGAAGCAGGGCGACGTCGAGCTGCCGAGCTACCGTGGCGACATCATCAACGGCATCGAGTTCACCGAAGCGGAACGCGTTCCGGATCCGGAACGGCAGATCATGGCCTACCGCCAGTCCGCCGCGACGCTCAACCTGTTGCGCGCTTTTGCGATGGGTGGCTATGCCAACCTCGACAACGTTCATCAGTGGATGCTCGGCTTCGTCAAGGATAGCCCGCAGGCAGAGCGCTACCGCAAGCTCGCCGACCGGATTTCCGAGACGATGGATTTCATGAAGGCGATCGGCATCACCTCTGAAAATCATCCGAGCCTGCGCGAAACCGATTTCTTCACCAGCCACGAGGCGCTGCTGCTCGGCTACGAGCAGGCGCTGACGCGTGTCGATTCCACCTCCGGCGACTGGTATGCGACTTCGGGCCACATGATCTGGATCGGCGACCGTACCCGCCAGCCGGACCACGCCCATATCGAATATTGCCGTGGCATCAAGAACCCGCTTGGCCTCAAGTGTGGCCCGTCGCTGACGGCTGACGGCCTTCTGGAACTGATCGATCTGCTCAACCCGGCCAACGAAGCCGGCCGCCTGACGCTGATTTGCCGCTTCGGCCATGACAAGGTTGCCGAGCACCTGCCGCGCCTCATCCGCGCGGTTGAACGCGAAGGCAAGAAGGTCGTCTGGTCCTGCGATCCGATGCACGGCAACACGATCACGCTCAACAACTATAAGACCCGCCCGTTCGAGCGGATCCTGTCGGAAGTCGAAAGCTTCTTCCAGATCCACCGTGCGGAAGGCTCGCACCCGGGCGGCATTCATATCGAGATGACCGGCAACGACGTTACCGAATGCACCGGCGGCGCCCGTGCGCTTTCGGGTGACGATCTCGCCGATCGCTACCACACCCATTGCGATCCTCGCCTCAATGCGGACCAGGCGCTGGAATTGGCGTTCCTGCTCGCCGAGCGCATGAAGGGCGGCCGCGACGAGAAGAAGCTGGTCGTCAACGGCTGA